The following coding sequences lie in one Amycolatopsis cihanbeyliensis genomic window:
- a CDS encoding TetR/AcrR family transcriptional regulator has protein sequence MERVNTREAILRAALRVIGEQGVAGLTNRRIVAEAGVSLGSLTYHFPSQTELLRQAMLLFAEDETRQLGRLVEAHRSEDLTIEAAAAAVERVLEQMTFGTDEIAPLELYLQAGRDPGLRDATGRCFAAYDELAGTILRALGVADPERLAGGVVALIAGLQLRRLATGATSGVPAADALTMLIRGARS, from the coding sequence ATGGAACGGGTGAACACACGTGAGGCGATCCTGCGCGCGGCGTTGCGGGTGATCGGGGAGCAGGGGGTCGCCGGGCTGACCAACCGGCGGATCGTCGCCGAGGCCGGGGTGTCGCTCGGTTCGCTGACCTACCACTTTCCCAGCCAGACCGAGTTGCTGCGGCAGGCCATGCTGCTGTTCGCCGAGGACGAGACCAGGCAGCTCGGCAGGCTGGTCGAGGCACACCGCAGCGAGGACCTGACGATCGAGGCTGCCGCGGCCGCGGTGGAGCGAGTGCTGGAGCAGATGACCTTCGGCACCGACGAGATCGCACCGCTCGAGCTGTATCTGCAGGCCGGGCGGGATCCCGGGCTGCGGGACGCGACCGGGCGGTGTTTCGCCGCCTACGACGAGCTGGCCGGCACGATCCTGCGCGCGCTCGGCGTGGCCGATCCGGAACGCCTCGCCGGGGGCGTGGTGGCGCTGATCGCCGGGCTGCAGCTGCGCAGGCTGGCCACCGGGGCGACCTCCGGGGTACCCGCCGCCGACGCGCTGACCATGCTGATCCGCGGCGCCCGGTCCTGA